In one Balaenoptera musculus isolate JJ_BM4_2016_0621 chromosome 2, mBalMus1.pri.v3, whole genome shotgun sequence genomic region, the following are encoded:
- the LOC118889777 gene encoding beta-2-microglobulin-like — protein MAPFVTLVLLGLLSLSGLDAVPRPPKVQVYSRHPAENGKPNYLNCYVSGFHPPQIEIDLLKNGKKMEVEQSDLSFSKDWSFYLLVHTAFTPNAVDQYSCRVKHVTLSEPKTVNWDRDL, from the exons ATGGCTCCATTCGTGACCTTGGTCCTGCTGGGGCTGCTCTCGCTGTCTGGCCTGGACGCCGTCCCGC GTCCTCCGAAGGTTCAGGTTTACTCACGACACCCCGCAGAGAATGGAAAACCAAATTACCTGAACTGCTATGTGTCTGGGTTCCATCCACCCCAGATTGAGATTGATTTGCTGAAGAATGGGAAGAAGATGGAAGTGGAGCAATCAGACCTGTCTTTCAGCAAGGACTGGTCTTTCTACCTTCTGGTCCACACTGCGTTCACTCCCAACGCAGTGGATCAGTATAGCTGCCGCGTGAAACACGTTACTCTCAGCGAGCCCAAGACAGTTAATTGGG ATCGAGACCTCTAA